From the Gammaproteobacteria bacterium genome, one window contains:
- the hspQ gene encoding heat shock protein HspQ produces the protein MHQARFSVGQLVHHKLFDYRGVIFDVDPTFDGSDDWYEQMAKSRPPKDQPWYHVLVDGMDATTYVAERNLEPDSRLEPIEHPYVETFFSDFDDGVYHLRVRSN, from the coding sequence ATGCATCAAGCACGTTTTTCCGTCGGTCAACTGGTCCATCACAAGCTGTTCGATTATCGCGGCGTCATTTTCGATGTCGATCCGACCTTCGACGGCAGCGATGACTGGTACGAGCAGATGGCCAAGTCACGTCCCCCCAAGGACCAGCCCTGGTATCACGTCCTGGTGGACGGGATGGATGCCACCACCTATGTGGCCGAACGCAACCTGGAACCGGATTCGCGGCTCGAACCGATCGAGCATCCCTACGTCGAGACCTTCTTCAGTGATTTCGATGACGGCGTCTATCATCTGCGGGTCCGCAGCAACTGA
- a CDS encoding 7-cyano-7-deazaguanine synthase: MSTITQVSNTAATQGSVILLSGGIESSTLLHDEARRGEMLYPLFIDYAQRAAQQEFAAAEHQCRQLGLALKHLDLSAAGEAFRAGQEKRLHVPIPHRNLTLLSLSLSWAAQMRARRLLLALNREDTTAYPSAGTDFLTHFRAIARTLADLDCEAPYIELGKAEVIERGVGLGVDYTHTYSCLLGYELACGACPQCEKRRAAFENADQPDPTRYRPATRVQ; the protein is encoded by the coding sequence GTGTCGACCATTACTCAAGTTTCGAACACGGCGGCGACGCAGGGTTCCGTCATCCTGCTGAGCGGCGGCATCGAGAGCAGCACCCTGCTGCACGACGAGGCCCGTCGGGGCGAAATGCTGTATCCGCTGTTCATCGACTATGCCCAGCGGGCCGCGCAGCAGGAGTTCGCAGCCGCCGAGCATCAATGCAGACAGCTGGGCCTGGCGCTCAAACACCTGGATCTGTCCGCTGCCGGGGAGGCATTCCGGGCCGGGCAGGAAAAACGCCTGCACGTCCCCATACCGCATCGCAACCTCACCCTGTTGAGCCTCAGCCTGAGCTGGGCGGCGCAGATGAGGGCCCGCCGCCTGCTGCTCGCCCTGAACCGCGAGGACACCACCGCCTACCCCAGCGCCGGCACGGACTTCCTGACGCATTTCAGGGCCATCGCACGGACGCTGGCTGACCTCGACTGCGAAGCCCCCTATATCGAACTCGGCAAGGCCGAAGTGATCGAACGCGGCGTGGGCCTGGGCGTGGATTACACCCACACCTACAGCTGCCTGCTGGGATACGAGCTGGCCTGCGGGGCCTGTCCGCAGTGCGAAAAACGCCGCGCCGCATTCGAAAACGCGGACCAACCCGACCCGACCCGTTACAGGCCAGCGACACGGGTACAGTAA